In the Topomyia yanbarensis strain Yona2022 chromosome 3, ASM3024719v1, whole genome shotgun sequence genome, one interval contains:
- the LOC131686809 gene encoding ATP-dependent RNA helicase laf-1-like, whose protein sequence is HNSNDTEKTLASLRDETHLIVRIRPDPSGGGGAGGIDRSRNGTGNGAGDNGGDSEEDDTDDNMIDASGSVGSRGRRDAGGSGYPRQFSRDCNSDDNEKSAGSGSDEDDSLLVAYDSNSVASV, encoded by the coding sequence CACAACTCGAACGACACGGAGAAAACGCTGGCGTCTCTCCGTGACGAAACCCACCTCATTGTGCGGATCCGACCCGACCcgagtggtggtggtggtgcggGTGGAATCGATAGAAGTCGAAACGGAACCGGCAACGGTGCTGGCGATAACGGTGGAGACAGCGAGGAGGACGACACTGATGACAATATGATTGATGCTTCTGGTAGCGTCGGTAGTCGGGGGAGACGAGATGCAGGCGGATCAGGGTACCCGAGGCAATTTTCACGTGACTGTAACTCGGATGACAATGAAAAGAGTGCAGGAAGTGGAAGCGATGAGGACGACTCACTGCTGGTTGCGTATGATAGCAACTCGGTGGCATCCGTTTGA